In the genome of Monodelphis domestica isolate mMonDom1 chromosome 2, mMonDom1.pri, whole genome shotgun sequence, one region contains:
- the LOC100032336 gene encoding cell division cycle 5-like protein: MPRIMIKGGLWRNTEDEVLKAAVMKYGKNQWSRIASLLHRKSAKQCKARWYEWLDPSIKKTEWTREEEEKLLHLAKLMPTQWRTLAPIIGRTAAQCLQHYELLLDKAAQRDGEEETEDDPRKLKPGEIDPNPESKPAKPDPIDMDEDELEMLSEARARLANTQGKKAKRKAREKQLEEARRLAALQKRRELRAAGIDLQKRKRKRGIDYNAEIPLEKKPAPGFYNTLEESYPTLDADFSQLRQEDLDGELRSKKESRARKKDQQYWKSKKEADLPSAILQPPGISGFTKKRSKLVLPAPQISEAELQRVVKVVQASEIARHTAEESGIVNSVSSTLLSEYHVTNASIALRTPKVPEAQDGILKEAQNLLALTNVDTPLKGGLNTPLHESDFSGVTPQQQIIQTPNTVLFTPFRTPRGAEGSTLQVGMAPKPLVGPTPQRTSLRDKLNINPEESLADYNDPSYGKQMERESQERLRLGFLGLPTPKNDFEIVLPENVKELEDLEIEETFAEDAADADARRQAIQDAEHAKEIKQMHTAVQKGLPRPSKVNEAILRPLHGGPPLADLEKSEELIKKEKIIMLHYDLLHHPYGEHAGNKKGKPRGFGSNSTQHITYLELNPYENFSKDELDKAQDLLTQEMEVIKQGMCHGELSNEVYNQVWEECYSQILYLPRQHRYTRANLASKKDRIESLEKRLEINRGLMTTEAKRAAKMEKKMKILLGGYQSRGMGLRKDLNALWDQIEHAYLELRTLELLKKQEDSAILRRLECLKEDVQRQQEREKVLQQRYAHLLLEKDFEAQMLKTL, translated from the coding sequence ATGCCTCGGATCATGATCAAAGGAGGGCTGTGGAGGAACACGGAGGATGAAGTTCTCAAAGCGGCGGTCATGAAATATGGGAAGAACCAATGGTCTCGGATTGCTTCTCTCTTGCACAGGAAATCAGCAAAGCAGTGCAAGGCCAGATGGTACGAATGGCTGGATCCAAGcattaaaaaaactgaatggaccagggaggaagaagagaagcttTTGCACCTGGCCAAATTGATGCCAACCCAGTGGAGAACCCTGGCCCCCATCATTGGCCGGACAGCTGCTCAGTGCTTGCAACACTATGAACTTCTCCTGGATAAAGCTGCCCAAAGAGACGGTGAAGAAGAGACAGAGGATGATCCACGGAAACTGAAACCTGGAGAGATCGATCCAAATCCAGAAAGCAAACCAGCCAAGCCTGATCCCATTGACATGGACGAGGATGAACTTGAAATGCTCTCCGAAGCAAGAGCCCGGCTGGCAAACACACAGGGAAAGAAGGCCAAGAGGAAAGCAagagagaaacagctggaagaaGCCAGGCGTCTTGCTGCCCTCCAGAAGAGGAGAGAACTTCGAGCAGCTGGCATAGACcttcagaagaggaaaaggaagcgAGGAATAGACTATAATGCAGAAATTCCATTGGAAAAAAAGCCCGCGCCGGGTTTTTACAACACTTTGGAAGAAAGTTATCCCACACTGGATGCTGACTTTAGCCAGCTAAGACAAGAAGATCTGGATGGGGAGTTAAGATCCAAAAAGGAAAGCAGAGCTAGGAAGAAAGACCAACAGTACTGGAAAAGTAAAAAGGAGGCAGATTTACCATCAGCTATTCTTCAACCCCCAGGGATATCCGGATTTACCAAAAAGAGAAGCAAGTTAGTCCTTCCTGCACCTCAGATTTCAGAGGCAGAACTTCAGAGAGTGGTGAAAGTTGTCCAGGCAAGTGAAATTGCCCGCCATACAGCAGAGGAATCGGGCATAGTGAATTCTGTTTCCAGCACCCTTTTGTCTGAGTACCATGTCACCAATGCAAGCATCGCCCTGAGGACACCCAAAGTTCCAGAAGCCCAAGATGGAATCTTGAAAGAAGCACAGAACTTACTGGCTCTTACCAACGTTGACACCCCATTGAAAGGGGGTCTTAATACACCATTGCATGAGAGTGACTTCTCTGGTGTGACTCCACAACAACAGATCATCCAGACACCAAACACAGTCTTGTTCACCCCATTCAGGACTCCTCGTGGAGCTGAAGGGTCCACTCTTCAAGTGGGGATGGCTCCTAAGCCCCTTGTTGGCCCTACTCCACAGAGAACATCTCTACGGGACAAACTAAACATAAATCCTGAAGAGAGCTTGGCAGATTACAATGATCCCTCTTATGGGAAGCAGATGGAGAGAGAATCTCAGGAGCGTCTCCGTTTAGGGTTCTTGGGCCTTCCAACTCCCAAGAATGACTTTGAGATTGTTTTACCAGAAAACGTTAAGGAACTAGAAGACCTTGAGATTGAGGAAACCTTTGCAGAAGATGCTGCTGATGCAGATGCTCGAAGGCAGGCTATCCAAGATGCAGAAcatgcaaaagaaataaaacagatgCACACAGCTGTTCAGAAGGGTCTGCCAAGACCTTCAAAAGTAAATGAAGCAATCCTAAGACCCTTACATGGAGGACCACCACTAGCAGACCTAGAGAAAAGTGAAGAACTCATTAAAAAGGAGAAGATCATAATGCTTCATTATGATCTTCTCCATCATCCTTATGGAGAACATGCtggaaataaaaaggggaaaCCTCGAGGATTTGGAAGTAATAGTACCCAGCACATAACTTACCTAGAACTCAACCCCTATGAAAATTTCTCCAAAGATGAACTGGACAAGGCTCAAGACCTTTTGACACAAGAGATGGAAGTCATAAAGCAAGGAATGTGCCATGGTGAGCTGTCAAATGAAGTTTATAACCAAGTGTGGGAAGAATGTTACAGTCAAATTTTATATCTACCCAGGCAGCACCGATACACACGAGCCAACTTGGCTAGCAAGAAGGACAGGATTGAATCACTTGAAAAGAGGCTTGAAATAAACAGGGGTCTCATGACCACGGAAGCTAAGAGAGctgcaaaaatggaaaagaagatgaaaattttGCTTGGGGGCTACCAGTCTCGGGGGATGGGACTAAGGAAAGACTTGAATGCTTTATGGGACCAGATAGAGCATGCCTACTTGGAGCTTCGTACTTTGGAGCTGCTAAAGAAACAAGAGGATTCTGCTATTCTAAGGAGGCTGGAGTGTCTAAAAGAAGATGTCCAGAGacagcaagaaagagaaaaggtacTTCAGCAAAGATATGCACATTTGCTCCTGGAGAAAGACTTTGAAGCCCAAATGCTGAAAACTCTTTAG